The following coding sequences lie in one Treponema sp. OMZ 790 genomic window:
- a CDS encoding RHS repeat domain-containing protein: protein MKSNYLLKQLNHLTSRTAIEREQKQFIKIAFAVHLSAVISAERYRSDSGALKSAVLTLVYFYIIMIVHKCQQSAKRKLLLNKNNLSDVFPLTVGSGKTMTFENRRGKYKELGKKVPQAYRVYVEDTFLPCDAVIARIFSKEEDVYGIDYGFGLDAPKETEQTNPQDLFAYRRNYTWNERNLLTKSSDRNYTVHYRYGEDGQRALKYTDEGRSETLYFNNFFTIHIPTQDQNNPQGLRVHKHIFVGNSRLVTAMTHTDNQGDNDEQKAKRYYYHSDHLGSAQFVTDWKGRQYEHIEYTPYGELWIEEVAAGLDKLPFRFTGKELDEETGLYYYGARYLDPKYSRWLSGDPALNDYIPKAPIDDEAKKHNENLPGMGGVFNTVNLHVYHYAGNNPIKYTDPDGRFLRAAAQLLFDAFFGKGKTQDYSKSMNFLISFLNSPKMNSEINKLLDDFKTLGVEQKTYYDDIHFYEGFQDCDLRLAVGKAKYEVTIRSDKVEKKTFFRMKEVTVYTILVKIMDKYNFDEKRSDGSITSMLNNWGYDREKEGSITPFYWTFSYVIQKVE from the coding sequence ATGAAGAGTAACTATTTATTAAAACAATTAAACCATCTCACCTCTCGGACAGCGATTGAAAGGGAGCAAAAGCAATTTATAAAAATTGCTTTTGCTGTACATCTTTCCGCAGTAATTTCTGCGGAAAGATACCGAAGCGATAGCGGAGCCCTGAAAAGCGCGGTGCTGACACTTGTGTACTTTTACATAATTATGATAGTACACAAGTGTCAGCAGTCCGCCAAAAGAAAGTTATTATTAAATAAAAACAACTTATCGGATGTTTTTCCGCTTACGGTAGGAAGCGGAAAAACAATGACTTTTGAAAATAGGCGAGGTAAGTACAAGGAGTTAGGCAAAAAAGTACCGCAGGCGTATCGGGTATACGTCGAGGACACTTTTTTGCCGTGCGACGCAGTAATTGCCCGCATATTTTCAAAAGAGGAAGATGTATACGGAATAGATTACGGCTTCGGGCTTGACGCACCAAAAGAAACCGAGCAAACAAACCCGCAAGACCTATTTGCCTACAGGCGTAACTACACTTGGAACGAGCGCAACCTCTTAACCAAATCGAGCGACAGAAACTACACAGTCCACTACCGCTACGGCGAAGACGGACAGAGAGCTCTTAAATACACAGACGAGGGAAGAAGCGAAACGCTTTACTTTAATAACTTCTTTACGATACACATACCAACACAAGACCAAAACAACCCTCAAGGACTACGTGTACACAAACACATTTTTGTAGGTAATAGCCGCCTTGTAACCGCCATGACGCACACAGATAACCAAGGCGACAACGATGAACAAAAAGCAAAGCGTTACTATTACCATTCAGACCATTTGGGAAGTGCACAGTTCGTAACCGACTGGAAAGGCAGACAATATGAGCATATAGAGTACACACCGTATGGCGAACTTTGGATAGAGGAAGTTGCTGCTGGATTGGACAAGTTACCTTTCCGCTTCACGGGTAAGGAACTTGACGAGGAAACCGGACTGTATTACTATGGAGCTAGGTACTTGGATCCAAAATATAGTAGGTGGTTAAGTGGGGATCCGGCACTAAACGACTACATACCAAAGGCTCCTATTGATGATGAAGCTAAGAAACATAACGAGAATTTGCCGGGAATGGGTGGGGTGTTTAATACCGTAAATCTTCACGTTTATCATTACGCTGGGAATAATCCGATTAAGTATACCGATCCGGATGGGAGATTTCTTCGTGCTGCTGCTCAATTATTGTTTGATGCTTTTTTTGGAAAAGGAAAGACACAGGATTATTCAAAAAGCATGAATTTTCTTATAAGCTTTTTAAATTCTCCTAAGATGAATTCAGAAATTAATAAGTTATTGGATGATTTTAAAACTTTAGGAGTAGAACAGAAAACTTATTATGACGATATCCATTTTTATGAAGGATTTCAAGATTGTGATTTAAGATTGGCTGTGGGTAAAGCTAAGTACGAAGTTACTATACGGTCAGATAAGGTGGAAAAAAAGACTTTTTTTAGAATGAAAGAAGTTACGGTATATACAATCTTAGTTAAAATAATGGATAAGTATAATTTTGATGAAAAACGTTCAGATGGTTCTATTACTAGTATGTTAAACAACTGGGGATATGATAGAGAAAAAGAAGGTTCTATAACTCCATTTTATTGGACATTTTCATATGTGATACAAAAAGTAGAATAA
- a CDS encoding DUF3997 domain-containing protein → MKRKILLIFFWGLLTSCSGLLDWSYVLVNGYEVWHINGDDIHIGFTEDGLTLKTYLDDKLIGVPPYVTAVWHDDRYIIARHIFPDDIADYKEGKTVAEDYYLVDSKERKSYGPYKDLNKLFIETNIPVVKNVTWVLSSEMYKFQKKY, encoded by the coding sequence ATGAAAAGAAAAATTTTATTAATATTTTTTTGGGGGCTGCTAACTTCATGTTCGGGATTATTGGACTGGTCATATGTATTGGTTAATGGGTATGAGGTGTGGCATATTAATGGCGATGATATACATATAGGTTTTACAGAAGATGGTTTAACCTTGAAAACATATTTAGACGATAAATTGATAGGTGTTCCGCCTTATGTTACAGCTGTATGGCATGATGACAGATATATTATTGCGCGTCATATTTTCCCTGATGATATAGCTGATTATAAGGAGGGAAAGACTGTAGCGGAAGATTATTATTTAGTTGACTCTAAGGAAAGGAAAAGTTATGGGCCTTATAAAGATCTCAATAAACTTTTCATCGAAACAAATATACCTGTTGTAAAAAATGTAACATGGGTGTTGAGTTCGGAAATGTATAAATTTCAAAAGAAATATTAA
- a CDS encoding RHS repeat-associated core domain-containing protein, which yields MKTKFYIYPQPNSLFYRTAIEREQKQFIKIGFAVHLSAVISAERYRSGSGALKSAMPVFVYLCIVLIVHKYRQSAAQSCLRESLLLNIPTDRTFGNRRSRYKELGKKVPQAYRVYVEDTFLPCDAGDARIFSKEGNMTNKLSTTNIPGAQGNSYPKAELDYSLQYEYDPAYAHRLIRAGNRYYRYDANGNITAEKDGPFTDEEEFVFTYSYFEEQDVYGADYGFGLDAPKETEQSNPQDLFAYRRNYTWNERNLLTKSSDRNYTVHYRYGEDGQRALKYTDEGRSETLYFNNFFTIHIPTQDQNNPQGLRVHKHIFVGNSRLVTAMTHTDNQGDNDEQKAKRYYYHSDHLGSAQFVTDWKGRQYEHIEYTPYGELWVEETAPGLDKLPFRFTGKELDEETGLYYYGARYLDPKYSRWLSGDPALGEYIPPPGTEPSKLAGMGGVYNTINLHLYHYGGNNPVKYIDPDGRSDEYTIDGDYVGHINDNIDGIHVVEFTYVGSATSRKDSRGYLKNQDGSIMSSSDFNKFTAAVYGETSGNKDESYAIADTIMNESKYSGRTPIDIIENTGIYGYNDSTKSYTEENVKTGTDDRLTYSRAAVIDALLGDSDSSNGHYFWEGTKLLKDGNYFYDRMKGPNAIFKSDISIGGTTFIKYNPANPVYGRRVWP from the coding sequence ATGAAAACAAAATTTTACATTTATCCACAACCTAACTCTCTCTTTTATCGGACAGCGATTGAAAGGGAGCAAAAGCAATTTATCAAAATTGGTTTTGCTGTACATCTTTCCGCAGTAATTTCTGCGGAAAGATACCGAAGCGGCAGCGGAGCCCTGAAAAGCGCGATGCCGGTATTTGTGTACCTTTGCATAGTATTGATAGTACACAAATACCGGCAGTCCGCCGCTCAAAGCTGCTTACGCGAAAGCTTATTACTAAACATCCCAACTGACAGGACTTTTGGAAATAGGCGGAGCAGATACAAGGAGTTAGGCAAAAAAGTACCGCAGGCGTATCGGGTATACGTCGAGGACACTTTTTTGCCGTGCGACGCAGGAGATGCCCGCATATTTTCAAAAGAAGGCAACATGACCAATAAGCTAAGCACCACAAACATACCCGGTGCACAAGGGAACTCTTATCCCAAGGCTGAACTTGACTACTCGCTTCAATACGAGTATGACCCTGCCTATGCACACAGGTTAATAAGAGCAGGCAACCGTTACTACCGCTATGACGCAAACGGCAACATAACGGCAGAAAAAGACGGACCTTTTACAGATGAAGAAGAGTTTGTATTTACATACTCATACTTTGAAGAACAAGATGTTTATGGTGCCGACTACGGCTTCGGGCTTGACGCTCCTAAAGAAACGGAACAGTCAAACCCGCAAGACCTATTTGCCTACAGGCGTAACTACACTTGGAACGAGCGAAACCTCTTAACCAAATCAAGCGACAGAAACTACACAGTACACTACCGCTACGGCGAAGACGGACAGAGAGCTCTTAAATACACAGACGAGGGGCGAAGCGAAACCTTATACTTTAATAATTTCTTTACGATACATATCCCGACACAAGACCAAAACAACCCGCAAGGCTTAAGAGTACACAAACACATCTTTGTAGGGAATTCAAGATTAGTAACCGCCATGACCCATACGGATAATCAAGGCGATAACGACGAACAAAAAGCAAAGCGTTACTACTACCACAGCGATCATTTGGGAAGTGCACAGTTCGTAACAGACTGGAAAGGCAGACAGTACGAGCATATAGAATACACACCGTATGGAGAACTTTGGGTTGAGGAGACTGCACCGGGATTAGACAAATTACCGTTTAGGTTTACAGGGAAAGAGCTTGATGAGGAAACGGGACTGTATTACTATGGAGCTAGGTATCTTGATCCGAAATATTCAAGGTGGTTGTCAGGAGACCCGGCGTTAGGAGAGTATATACCTCCTCCTGGGACAGAACCTAGTAAGCTTGCCGGTATGGGTGGAGTATATAATACGATAAATTTACATCTCTATCATTATGGCGGAAATAACCCTGTCAAATATATAGATCCGGATGGGAGAAGTGATGAATATACGATTGATGGAGATTATGTTGGTCACATAAATGATAATATTGATGGTATTCATGTAGTTGAATTTACATATGTAGGCTCAGCAACATCGAGGAAAGACTCTCGTGGGTATCTAAAAAATCAAGATGGATCAATTATGAGTTCCTCTGATTTCAATAAATTTACAGCTGCAGTGTATGGTGAAACAAGTGGGAACAAGGATGAATCCTATGCTATAGCAGATACGATAATGAATGAATCAAAATATAGTGGTCGAACCCCTATAGATATCATTGAAAATACTGGTATTTACGGTTATAACGATTCAACTAAAAGTTATACAGAGGAAAATGTTAAAACAGGAACAGATGATCGTTTGACATATTCAAGAGCTGCGGTTATTGATGCTTTGCTTGGAGATAGTGATAGTTCTAATGGTCATTATTTTTGGGAAGGGACAAAATTATTAAAAGATGGAAATTATTTTTATGACAGAATGAAAGGTCCTAATGCGATATTTAAATCTGATATTAGCATTGGAGGCACAACATTTATTAAATACAATCCGGCAAATCCTGTGTACGGAAGGAGAGTTTGGCCATGA
- a CDS encoding transposase — protein MKQKGLFDEEDRLRVLSKLGDSLEKLNEKINWEIFRPLLKKALTKEPKGLGGRPAYDYVMMFKIIILQKLYNISDDQTEYQINDRLSFMRFLGLELKDKVPDAKTIWLFKEKLSRVSKSYLKSLEKN, from the coding sequence ATGAAACAAAAAGGATTATTTGATGAAGAAGATCGTTTAAGAGTATTAAGCAAGTTAGGAGATAGTCTTGAAAAATTAAATGAAAAAATAAATTGGGAAATATTCAGACCGCTATTGAAAAAAGCATTAACCAAAGAGCCAAAAGGTTTAGGCGGAAGACCTGCATACGATTATGTAATGATGTTTAAAATAATAATCTTACAAAAATTATACAACATAAGTGATGATCAAACGGAATATCAAATAAACGATCGGCTATCCTTTATGAGATTTTTAGGATTGGAATTAAAAGATAAAGTACCCGATGCAAAAACAATATGGCTTTTTAAAGAAAAACTCTCGAGAGTATCAAAAAGTTATTTGAAAAGTTTGGAAAAGAATTAG
- a CDS encoding IS5 family transposase → MGKEGTIIDATIVEAPIQHNSKDENEQIKNGKVPEQWQEAKNKAKLSQKDCDARWTKKHKRNYYGYKDHIKIDKKSKLILKATVTAANVHDSRELKNLVEREDERLYADSAYIGEKIYRILKAKGIEGQICERGARGKPLTKKQKIGNRKKSKIRARVEHVFGFMTNSMKGIYVRTIGLARATFSIIMMNLTYNLCRYCYLKK, encoded by the coding sequence ATAGGAAAAGAGGGAACGATAATAGATGCGACAATAGTAGAAGCTCCGATACAGCATAACAGCAAAGATGAAAATGAACAAATAAAAAATGGAAAAGTCCCTGAACAATGGCAAGAAGCAAAAAATAAGGCAAAATTATCACAAAAAGACTGTGATGCGAGGTGGACAAAGAAGCATAAACGTAATTATTACGGTTATAAAGATCATATAAAAATAGATAAAAAAAGTAAGCTTATATTGAAAGCGACGGTAACAGCAGCCAATGTTCATGATAGTAGAGAGTTAAAAAATTTGGTTGAAAGGGAAGATGAAAGATTATACGCAGATAGTGCCTATATAGGAGAAAAAATATACAGGATTTTAAAAGCGAAAGGAATAGAAGGACAAATTTGTGAAAGAGGAGCAAGAGGAAAACCTCTTACTAAAAAACAAAAAATCGGTAACAGAAAAAAATCAAAAATACGGGCGAGAGTAGAACATGTATTTGGCTTTATGACAAACTCAATGAAAGGTATCTATGTAAGAACGATAGGATTAGCTCGTGCAACATTTTCGATAATAATGATGAACTTAACATACAACTTATGTCGATATTGCTATCTAAAGAAATAA
- the pepD gene encoding beta-Ala-His dipeptidase — MQDVLKEFEAICKIPRPSFHEERIRDYLYDWAKQRNIYVEKDNFKNVFMKKPATKGYENCKPIALQAHTDMVCGKAEGINHDFFKDPIKYYIDGDIVSTRETTTLGADDGLGVSIILSVLADNTISHPEIEAVFTSAEEEDFSGVGNFDMSKLKSRFLINLDHCCDNEIVISAAGGITFTANKKIEKIKVDEKYKCCDIKLSGLEGGHSGEDIHRGKGNSNILLFRFLDELENIDFYLQDIKGGNFRLAIPRTSNVSLMVAKKDLKNLEDEVCKFNSILQKEFPAIKDSIKITMVENSNKDSSCIKREIFSDLKDYILTSPSEIQIMSNGFENFVDCSCNLGEIYIKDSQIIVITDVRAGYESQKQYIIKKLKKIANSYNMPYTVWGSYPGWEYKSNSKLGQLIKEVYEERGGKNVHFLAIHAGLECSFFDSKIDNMDIVSIGSNAWHYHSPKECFSLSSLEYFYKCFIEILKKAKF, encoded by the coding sequence ATGCAAGATGTGTTAAAAGAATTCGAAGCAATATGCAAAATTCCAAGACCGAGTTTTCATGAAGAAAGGATAAGGGATTATTTGTATGATTGGGCAAAACAAAGAAATATCTATGTTGAAAAAGATAACTTTAAAAACGTTTTTATGAAAAAACCGGCAACAAAGGGATATGAAAATTGCAAACCAATAGCACTCCAAGCTCATACCGATATGGTATGCGGAAAAGCCGAAGGAATAAATCACGATTTTTTTAAAGATCCGATTAAATACTACATAGACGGAGATATTGTTTCTACGAGGGAAACGACAACGCTGGGAGCCGATGACGGACTTGGAGTAAGTATCATACTTTCGGTGCTTGCCGATAACACCATTTCACATCCGGAAATTGAAGCAGTATTTACAAGTGCTGAAGAAGAGGATTTTTCCGGAGTAGGAAACTTCGATATGAGTAAATTAAAAAGCCGATTTTTGATAAATTTAGATCATTGCTGCGATAACGAAATAGTAATTTCAGCCGCCGGAGGAATTACATTTACAGCTAATAAAAAAATAGAAAAAATTAAAGTAGATGAAAAGTATAAATGCTGTGATATAAAACTATCAGGGTTGGAGGGCGGACATTCGGGAGAAGATATACACAGGGGAAAAGGAAACAGCAATATATTGCTATTCCGATTTTTAGATGAGCTTGAAAATATAGATTTTTATTTACAAGATATAAAAGGCGGAAATTTCAGACTTGCAATTCCAAGAACAAGCAATGTATCTTTGATGGTTGCAAAAAAAGACTTAAAAAACTTGGAAGATGAAGTTTGCAAATTTAACTCCATCCTGCAAAAAGAATTTCCCGCCATTAAAGACAGCATAAAGATTACTATGGTTGAAAACTCAAATAAAGACAGCTCATGTATAAAACGTGAAATTTTTTCCGATTTAAAAGATTACATTCTGACATCACCTTCGGAAATTCAAATAATGAGTAACGGTTTTGAAAATTTTGTTGATTGTTCTTGCAATTTAGGAGAAATATATATCAAAGATTCCCAGATTATAGTTATTACCGATGTCAGAGCAGGCTATGAATCTCAAAAACAATATATAATAAAAAAACTAAAAAAAATTGCAAACTCTTATAATATGCCTTATACCGTGTGGGGCTCTTATCCCGGCTGGGAATATAAAAGTAATTCAAAACTCGGACAACTGATCAAAGAGGTGTATGAAGAAAGAGGCGGAAAGAATGTTCATTTTTTAGCTATACATGCAGGTCTTGAATGCAGCTTTTTTGACAGCAAAATTGATAATATGGATATAGTTTCGATAGGTTCCAACGCATGGCACTATCATAGCCCTAAAGAATGTTTTAGTTTAAGCTCTTTGGAGTATTTTTATAAGTGCTTTATTGAAATACTTAAAAAAGCAAAATTTTGA
- a CDS encoding TetR/AcrR family transcriptional regulator, with protein MKERKKQLMTEYIAVTKTLINELGIEKVSIRKIAEKIGYNTATLYNYFENLDILLLYASLGYLKDYIAELKVKTKPISNPVLKYIRVYEVFNGFSFKNPDIYFNMFYGIYSEKLPKIIADYYEIFPEELGEKYHDDIDNMLKEGNIIQRDIEITKAIVNQGILSQKNTDFLIHTVTKVHAYYLYKVIIDRNIDIQKHSKEFMNFLVETLELMGVSVPDKKEIQDTQ; from the coding sequence ATGAAAGAAAGGAAAAAACAACTTATGACTGAATACATCGCTGTAACAAAAACCTTAATAAACGAATTAGGGATAGAAAAAGTCAGCATAAGAAAAATTGCAGAAAAAATAGGTTATAATACGGCAACCCTTTATAATTACTTTGAAAATCTGGATATCCTCCTTTTATACGCTTCTCTAGGCTATTTAAAAGATTATATAGCAGAACTTAAAGTAAAAACCAAACCTATAAGTAATCCTGTCTTAAAATATATTAGAGTATACGAAGTTTTTAACGGTTTTTCATTTAAAAATCCCGATATTTATTTTAATATGTTCTATGGAATCTATTCGGAAAAACTCCCCAAAATAATAGCCGATTATTACGAAATTTTTCCCGAAGAATTGGGTGAAAAATATCATGACGATATAGACAATATGCTTAAAGAAGGCAATATAATTCAACGGGATATTGAAATAACAAAAGCCATAGTGAATCAAGGTATACTGTCTCAAAAAAATACGGACTTTCTCATACATACTGTTACAAAGGTACATGCATACTATCTGTACAAAGTAATTATAGATAGAAATATAGATATACAAAAACATTCAAAAGAATTTATGAATTTTCTGGTAGAAACATTAGAACTTATGGGTGTATCTGTTCCCGACAAAAAGGAAATACAAGATACACAATAA
- a CDS encoding YfcC family protein: MSLKIKRFKLKAPDAIVLILVLLILASIFTYVLPTGEYTRVLDSAKGVNVVDPYSYHPIERNPVSFWGILQAVPRGLNESAEIINFLLIIGGIFGILKGTGALDSVLKMAMVKLKGRERLIIPVILIFWGLGGAIIGNFEECLAFLPLHITLCLALGFDSITGVALGMCGVGVGYIGAILNPFTIITAQKIADVPILSGIELRIVSFIVLMAITIVYIYIYAGKIQKNPKLSPMYEQDLKSPYRENDLLSKDITFTVKQKSALAIFVLGIVVLVYGVVVHHFYLTEIAAVFVGTGILCGLAGGLSLNETVRHFVKGAENLVYAAICVGFARAITVIMMDGKILDVIVYGFSNMVQGLPLQISAVGMFVLQSFINIFIPSGTGQAVISMPIMTPLADVIGLTRQTAVLAFQFGDGITNLFTPTAGDLMAAIAIGGISYGKWFKWFWKLMGLWYIACSVILIIATIIGYGPV, encoded by the coding sequence ATGAGTTTAAAAATTAAACGGTTTAAGCTAAAAGCACCCGATGCGATTGTTCTCATTCTGGTTTTGCTCATCCTTGCATCGATTTTTACGTATGTTCTTCCTACAGGAGAATATACCCGTGTGTTGGATTCGGCTAAGGGGGTAAATGTAGTTGACCCTTACAGCTATCATCCTATTGAAAGGAATCCTGTTTCATTTTGGGGTATTTTACAGGCAGTCCCCAGAGGGCTAAATGAGTCAGCCGAAATAATTAACTTTTTGTTGATAATTGGAGGTATTTTCGGCATTTTAAAAGGAACAGGAGCTCTTGATTCTGTGTTGAAGATGGCTATGGTAAAACTTAAAGGCAGGGAAAGGCTTATTATTCCGGTTATTCTTATATTTTGGGGATTGGGCGGAGCTATAATAGGAAATTTTGAAGAGTGTTTGGCTTTTTTACCTTTGCATATAACGCTTTGCCTTGCCCTAGGATTTGATTCAATTACAGGTGTTGCACTGGGTATGTGCGGTGTAGGGGTTGGGTACATAGGAGCTATTTTAAATCCTTTTACTATCATTACTGCACAAAAAATAGCGGATGTTCCTATATTGAGCGGTATCGAACTTAGGATAGTTTCTTTTATTGTTCTTATGGCGATAACGATAGTATACATATACATTTATGCAGGAAAAATTCAAAAAAATCCTAAATTAAGTCCTATGTATGAGCAAGATTTGAAAAGTCCTTATAGGGAAAATGATTTATTGTCTAAGGATATTACCTTTACCGTAAAGCAAAAATCGGCTTTGGCAATCTTTGTTCTAGGGATAGTTGTTCTTGTTTATGGGGTTGTGGTTCATCATTTCTATTTGACCGAAATTGCTGCCGTTTTTGTGGGAACGGGAATTTTATGCGGTTTGGCCGGCGGACTCAGTTTAAATGAAACAGTGCGGCATTTCGTAAAAGGTGCGGAAAATCTTGTTTATGCTGCCATTTGTGTAGGCTTTGCAAGAGCTATAACCGTTATAATGATGGACGGCAAAATTTTAGATGTTATAGTTTACGGCTTTTCAAATATGGTTCAGGGGCTGCCGTTGCAAATCAGTGCCGTCGGAATGTTTGTATTACAGTCTTTTATAAATATTTTTATTCCTTCAGGAACAGGTCAGGCGGTTATCAGTATGCCTATAATGACTCCCTTGGCGGATGTCATAGGTCTGACGCGGCAGACTGCTGTATTGGCATTTCAGTTTGGCGACGGTATTACGAATTTGTTCACACCTACAGCAGGCGATCTTATGGCTGCAATTGCAATAGGAGGTATATCGTACGGCAAATGGTTTAAATGGTTTTGGAAGCTTATGGGGCTTTGGTATATCGCTTGTTCCGTAATTCTAATAATAGCTACAATTATCGGGTACGGTCCCGTATAA
- a CDS encoding DMT family transporter, whose product MDAAASAFIFGLMPLFTKILFDLGLNPIGSSFYRMSLALIFIFIYSKFLKIDMKLNKKEFRLVLLAALFFTLNSISLFASYKYINSGSATSIHFLYPVIIFTASAFMLKQRPSIYEILCIAAAVMGLFFIADFKEVSSAPGIIYAFMSAIVYSVYSFILERTKKIHPIKLLFYVNFFGSLMIFAFSLSQPERIPFDFTLPQFGLLIFYSCILTVGATFLYQKAVAKIGAKYTSILSTLEPVTSLAVGLLFLKENMTLLQFFAAVLIVLAALVLIKLKRN is encoded by the coding sequence ATAGATGCTGCGGCCTCTGCCTTTATATTCGGGCTTATGCCGCTTTTTACAAAGATTTTATTCGATTTAGGTTTAAACCCCATAGGTTCCAGTTTTTACAGGATGTCCTTAGCCTTGATTTTTATCTTTATTTATTCAAAATTTTTAAAAATTGATATGAAATTAAATAAAAAAGAATTTCGGCTTGTCTTATTAGCTGCTCTGTTTTTTACCCTCAACAGTATAAGTTTGTTTGCCTCATATAAATATATAAATTCGGGAAGTGCTACATCCATCCATTTTTTATATCCGGTTATAATTTTTACGGCTTCGGCTTTTATGCTAAAACAAAGGCCTTCAATATATGAGATACTTTGTATTGCGGCCGCAGTCATGGGGCTATTTTTTATAGCCGATTTTAAAGAGGTTTCAAGTGCTCCGGGAATAATATATGCATTTATGTCGGCTATTGTGTACAGCGTGTATTCATTTATTTTGGAAAGAACAAAAAAAATTCATCCTATTAAGCTTTTATTTTATGTTAATTTTTTCGGCAGCTTAATGATTTTTGCCTTTTCTCTATCCCAGCCTGAAAGGATTCCTTTTGATTTTACGCTTCCGCAGTTTGGTCTGCTTATTTTCTACTCCTGTATTTTAACGGTAGGTGCGACCTTTTTATATCAAAAAGCGGTTGCCAAGATTGGGGCGAAATATACTTCAATTTTGAGCACATTAGAACCTGTTACAAGCCTTGCGGTAGGGCTTTTATTTTTAAAGGAAAACATGACTCTCCTCCAATTTTTTGCTGCCGTTTTGATTGTGCTTGCGGCCCTTGTGCTCATTAAGTTAAAACGGAATTAA